A single region of the Latilactobacillus curvatus JCM 1096 = DSM 20019 genome encodes:
- the ligA gene encoding NAD-dependent DNA ligase LigA: MGLAKPIDQYTQTEAAAAAQELRQTLAEYSEAYYTKDAPVVEDHVYDELYRDLETLEAAFPIIVTNDSPTQKVGDQVLPGFKKVTHEVPMLSMGDVFSEEELATFDNRLQKNVEHAIEYNVELKIDGLAIDLIYEKGQFVRGATRGNGTIGEDITQNLKTIKAIPQTLTKPVSIEVRGECYMPKASFAALNEKREAEGQPPFANPRNAAAGSLRQLDAKIAAERNLSAFMYTIVTFDDVQATTQYEALEVLAELGFNVNPTAEVCHNMTEVKTFIERYQATRDDLEYGIDGVVLKVNDLALQRQLGNTVKVPRWEIAYKFPPEEAATIVRDIEWTIGRTGVVTPTAVMDPVQLAGTTVARASLHNADMLRDKDVRLLDTVLLHKAGDIIPEISQVVLAKRPADSQPYVIPTECPSCGHELVHLDEEVALRCINPMCPAQVKEQLTHFASRNAMNIDGLGPRIIAQLLDQGLVHDVADLYRLTADQLAQLDKFKEKSINNLLNAIEASRQNSLERLLFGLGIRHVGAKAARLLAEHFLTMEALMVSDQEEIMSVDTIGETIADSLATYFADDQVQTLIRELAEVQVNLTYTGVTKAQAENSDSYFNGKTVVLTGKLSQYTRGELKQQLEDNGAKVTGSVSKKTDILIAGEDAGSKLTKAQALEIPIINEADLDSYLAQ, encoded by the coding sequence ATGGGATTAGCTAAACCGATCGATCAATATACGCAAACTGAAGCGGCAGCGGCGGCCCAAGAACTCCGCCAGACATTAGCTGAATACAGCGAAGCCTATTACACCAAAGATGCCCCAGTTGTCGAAGATCACGTGTACGATGAATTGTATCGCGACTTAGAAACGTTAGAAGCGGCCTTTCCAATCATTGTTACTAATGACTCGCCCACTCAAAAAGTCGGTGATCAAGTTCTGCCTGGCTTTAAGAAAGTGACGCATGAAGTACCGATGTTATCAATGGGCGATGTTTTTTCTGAGGAAGAACTCGCGACTTTTGATAATCGACTTCAAAAAAACGTTGAGCATGCCATCGAATATAATGTCGAATTAAAAATTGATGGACTCGCGATTGACTTGATCTATGAAAAAGGGCAATTTGTCCGTGGTGCGACGCGAGGCAATGGGACGATTGGGGAGGACATTACCCAGAATCTTAAGACCATCAAGGCGATTCCGCAAACATTAACCAAGCCAGTCTCTATTGAGGTCCGTGGTGAATGTTACATGCCCAAAGCCTCTTTTGCGGCATTAAATGAAAAACGGGAAGCAGAAGGCCAACCGCCATTTGCAAACCCGCGGAATGCGGCTGCTGGTAGTTTACGGCAATTAGATGCCAAAATAGCGGCTGAGCGAAATTTGAGTGCCTTTATGTACACGATTGTCACCTTTGACGATGTGCAAGCGACAACCCAGTACGAAGCGCTTGAAGTGCTTGCAGAACTCGGCTTTAACGTCAATCCAACCGCTGAAGTTTGTCATAATATGACAGAGGTAAAGACCTTTATCGAGCGCTATCAAGCAACGCGGGATGACTTAGAATACGGCATCGATGGGGTTGTGTTAAAAGTTAACGACTTAGCTTTACAACGCCAACTCGGTAATACGGTTAAAGTGCCACGGTGGGAGATTGCTTATAAATTCCCGCCTGAAGAAGCGGCAACCATTGTTCGTGACATCGAATGGACAATTGGTCGGACAGGGGTTGTCACGCCAACCGCTGTGATGGATCCTGTCCAGTTGGCTGGTACAACAGTCGCGCGCGCTTCATTGCATAACGCTGATATGTTACGTGATAAAGATGTCCGTTTGTTGGACACGGTTTTATTACACAAAGCGGGCGACATCATTCCAGAAATTTCACAAGTAGTACTGGCTAAACGGCCGGCTGACAGTCAACCGTATGTGATTCCGACAGAATGTCCTTCGTGTGGTCATGAATTGGTTCATTTGGATGAAGAAGTTGCATTGCGGTGTATTAACCCAATGTGTCCGGCACAAGTGAAGGAACAGTTAACGCATTTTGCTTCCAGAAATGCGATGAATATTGACGGCTTAGGTCCACGGATTATTGCCCAATTATTGGATCAAGGATTGGTCCATGATGTTGCCGATTTATACCGCTTAACGGCCGATCAACTTGCGCAACTGGATAAGTTTAAAGAAAAATCTATTAATAATTTGTTAAATGCAATTGAAGCTAGTCGCCAGAATTCGCTAGAAAGGTTATTATTTGGATTAGGGATTCGCCATGTTGGTGCCAAAGCAGCCCGTTTATTAGCGGAACATTTCTTGACGATGGAGGCTTTGATGGTCAGTGATCAAGAAGAAATTATGTCGGTTGATACGATTGGCGAGACGATTGCGGATAGCTTAGCGACTTATTTTGCTGATGATCAAGTACAAACTTTAATTCGTGAATTGGCTGAAGTGCAAGTCAACCTGACCTATACTGGGGTGACAAAGGCACAAGCTGAAAATAGTGATAGTTACTTTAACGGAAAAACGGTTGTCTTGACCGGTAAACTATCGCAATATACCCGCGGTGAGTTGAAACAACAACTTGAAGATAACGGCGCTAAAGTGACCGGCTCAGTTTCGAAAAAAACAGATATTTTGATTGCTGGAGAAGATGCCGGCAGTAAATTAACCAAGGCGCAAGCATTGGAGATTCCAATTATCAACGAAGCAGACCTAGATAGTTATTTGGCGCAATAA
- the pcrA gene encoding DNA helicase PcrA, whose protein sequence is MNDKQAEAVLTTEGPLLIMAGAGSGKTRVLTHRVAYLIEEKHVLPWRVLAITFTNKAAREMRERVGNLLGEGAQDVWVSTFHALCVRILRREIEQIGYNRAFTIADPSEQLTLMRHVCRDLNIDTKKFEPKAILGTISNAKNELQTPSDYAGLANGPFEKIVAQCYTEYQKRLQQNQALDFDDLIMQTIRLFKENKPTLEHYQEKFQYIHVDEYQDTNEAQYTLVNMLADKYKNLCVVGDADQSIYGWRGANMDNIMNFEHDYPDAKSVMLEQNYRSTKTILEAANGVINNNQYRKPKELWTENNEGQPITYYRGQSERDEALFVITKIQEEMQKNQRKFGDFAVLYRTNAQSRSIEEAFVKANMPYKMVGGHKFYDRKEIKDILAYLRLVVNASDSMSFERVVNSPKRGIGPGTLEKLTQFADDHQWSLLEAAQNAELSTIPGKSRKTLIDFGNVIGDLAKMREFLNVTELTEQLLDKTGYKKALEVENTLEAQSRLENIEELLSVTKQFDEHYEPEEDDSDLFVDFLAELSLVSDLDSVEEEASEVTMMTLHAAKGLEFPVVFLMGMEEGIFPLSRALLEEDELEEERRLAYVGITRAESKLYLTNAYSRMLYGRQQSNQASRFVGEIDDKLLDYANGNAGSIPERNVPFGKSNRYARATATTYNANKTTTSHKIADTTGGDNSGAWTAGQKVQHKKWGIGTVVKVNGTGNDQELDIAFKEQGVKRLLASFAPIEKVE, encoded by the coding sequence ATGAACGATAAGCAAGCTGAAGCGGTCCTCACAACAGAAGGCCCACTTTTAATCATGGCGGGTGCTGGTAGTGGGAAGACCCGGGTGTTAACGCATCGGGTCGCTTATTTAATTGAAGAAAAGCACGTTTTACCATGGCGCGTGCTGGCGATTACGTTTACGAATAAAGCGGCGCGTGAAATGCGTGAACGGGTCGGTAACTTACTCGGCGAAGGGGCTCAAGATGTTTGGGTATCTACCTTCCATGCCCTTTGTGTGCGGATTTTACGTCGGGAGATTGAACAAATTGGCTACAATCGCGCGTTTACAATCGCGGATCCTTCTGAACAATTGACGTTAATGCGCCATGTTTGTCGGGATTTAAACATCGACACGAAGAAGTTTGAACCAAAGGCGATTTTAGGCACGATTAGTAACGCCAAAAATGAACTCCAAACACCAAGCGACTATGCGGGTCTAGCAAACGGACCATTCGAAAAAATTGTGGCCCAATGCTACACCGAATATCAAAAACGACTCCAACAAAATCAAGCGCTCGATTTCGATGATTTAATCATGCAAACGATCCGCTTATTTAAAGAAAACAAACCAACGCTTGAACATTATCAAGAAAAATTCCAATACATCCACGTTGATGAATACCAAGATACCAATGAAGCGCAATACACATTGGTTAACATGTTAGCTGATAAATACAAGAATCTCTGTGTTGTTGGGGATGCCGATCAGAGTATTTATGGTTGGCGGGGCGCTAACATGGACAACATCATGAACTTCGAACATGATTATCCAGATGCTAAATCAGTGATGTTGGAACAAAATTACCGTTCAACCAAAACGATTCTAGAAGCAGCCAACGGTGTGATTAACAATAATCAATATCGTAAACCTAAGGAATTGTGGACTGAAAATAACGAAGGACAACCAATTACTTATTATCGGGGTCAAAGTGAACGTGACGAAGCACTCTTTGTCATTACGAAGATCCAAGAAGAAATGCAAAAGAACCAACGTAAATTCGGCGACTTTGCCGTTTTATACCGGACAAATGCCCAATCACGGTCAATTGAAGAAGCGTTTGTCAAAGCCAACATGCCATACAAGATGGTCGGCGGGCATAAGTTCTACGATCGTAAAGAAATCAAGGATATCTTGGCTTACTTACGCCTAGTCGTGAATGCGTCTGATTCAATGAGTTTTGAACGGGTTGTTAACAGTCCGAAACGGGGAATTGGCCCCGGCACTCTCGAAAAATTAACGCAATTCGCGGATGATCATCAATGGTCATTACTTGAAGCAGCGCAAAATGCGGAACTCTCAACCATTCCAGGTAAGAGTCGCAAGACGTTGATCGATTTTGGCAACGTCATTGGTGACTTAGCGAAGATGCGCGAATTTTTAAACGTGACGGAATTAACGGAACAATTATTGGATAAGACTGGCTACAAAAAAGCGCTCGAAGTTGAAAACACCCTCGAAGCGCAAAGTCGTTTAGAAAATATTGAAGAATTACTCTCAGTTACCAAACAATTCGACGAACATTATGAACCAGAAGAAGATGACAGTGATTTATTTGTGGACTTCTTAGCCGAATTATCATTGGTCTCTGATTTAGATTCAGTCGAAGAAGAAGCCAGTGAAGTGACCATGATGACCTTGCATGCTGCTAAAGGACTTGAATTCCCAGTTGTTTTCTTGATGGGGATGGAAGAAGGCATCTTCCCACTATCACGTGCTTTATTAGAAGAAGACGAACTGGAAGAAGAACGCCGTTTGGCATATGTTGGGATTACCCGTGCTGAAAGCAAATTGTACTTAACCAACGCTTATTCACGGATGTTATACGGCCGTCAACAAAGTAACCAAGCGTCCCGATTTGTCGGCGAAATCGATGATAAATTATTGGATTACGCAAATGGCAATGCTGGCAGTATTCCAGAACGCAATGTGCCATTTGGTAAGAGCAATCGTTATGCACGCGCAACGGCTACAACGTATAATGCAAATAAAACAACGACGAGTCACAAGATTGCCGACACAACTGGCGGCGATAACAGCGGTGCTTGGACAGCCGGCCAAAAAGTCCAACACAAGAAGTGGGGCATTGGCACAGTTGTCAAGGTCAACGGGACCGGCAACGACCAAGAACTAGATATCGCCTTCAAAGAACAAGGCGTTAAAAGACTACTAGCAAGCTTCGCACCAATTGAAAAAGTAGAATAG